A genomic region of Nitrospinota bacterium contains the following coding sequences:
- the msrB gene encoding peptide-methionine (R)-S-oxide reductase MsrB, whose translation MSESYRLNKPSEEELKKMLTPLQYHVICENGTEQPFSNDYWNNKEPGIYVDRVSGEPLFSSLDKYDSGTGWPSFTKPLEPENIKEKEDNSHSIPRTEVRSKGGDSHLGHVFNDGAGPERLRYCINSASLRFIHLNDLDKEGYGEYKKLFNKRQD comes from the coding sequence ATGAGCGAGTCCTACAGATTGAATAAACCGTCCGAAGAGGAACTCAAAAAGATGTTAACGCCGCTTCAATACCATGTCATCTGTGAAAACGGCACCGAACAACCATTCAGCAACGACTATTGGAATAACAAGGAGCCAGGGATATACGTTGACCGTGTTTCGGGTGAGCCTCTTTTCAGTTCGCTGGACAAGTATGATTCAGGCACCGGCTGGCCGAGCTTCACAAAACCGCTTGAGCCGGAAAATATCAAGGAGAAGGAGGACAACAGCCACTCGATACCCCGTACCGAGGTGCGTAGCAAGGGGGGCGACAGCCATCTGGGGCATGTTTTCAATGACGGCGCTGGCCCGGAGAGGCTTCGATACTGCATAAATTCGGCATCGCTCCGTTTTATTCACCTCAACGACCTGGATAAAGAGGGGTACGGAGAGTACAAGAAACTTTTCAATAAACGGCAGGACTGA
- the msrA gene encoding peptide-methionine (S)-S-oxide reductase MsrA, with the protein MKGDAKGETEIATFAGGCFWCMEPPFEKLDGVLCVISGYAGGKKENPSYEEVSSGGTGHTESIQIVFNPKKVSYGELLDVFWRNIDPTDAHGQFVDKGDQYRPAIFYHDDEQKRIAEGSKKKLQSSGKFDRPVVVEIVPAGPFYPAEEYHQDYYKKNPVRYKYYRYNSGRDQFLDGAWSEEKGE; encoded by the coding sequence GTGAAAGGGGACGCAAAAGGGGAGACCGAAATAGCGACATTCGCCGGGGGCTGTTTCTGGTGCATGGAACCTCCGTTTGAGAAGCTGGACGGAGTTTTATGCGTTATTTCGGGCTATGCAGGGGGGAAGAAGGAGAATCCTTCATACGAGGAGGTCTCCTCAGGTGGAACCGGCCACACCGAATCGATACAGATCGTATTTAATCCGAAAAAGGTCTCATACGGTGAACTGCTTGATGTGTTCTGGCGCAATATCGATCCGACCGACGCGCATGGACAGTTCGTCGACAAGGGGGATCAATACCGTCCCGCTATCTTCTACCACGACGATGAGCAGAAACGTATCGCCGAAGGATCGAAAAAGAAACTCCAGTCCTCCGGTAAGTTCGACAGACCGGTCGTTGTGGAAATTGTACCTGCAGGTCCTTTTTATCCCGCCGAAGAGTACCATCAGGATTACTACAAGAAAAATCCTGTCCGCTACAAATACTACCGATATAATTCAGGACGCGACCAGTTTCTCGACGGTGCATGGAGCGAAGAAAAAGGGGAATAA
- a CDS encoding cbb3-type cytochrome c oxidase subunit I has product MKEWIFTTDHKRVGILYLIGSIAAFAVAGIMALLIRAEQYSPGADLISDPTQYNVWLYFHGAAMILGFLIPGLTGFAANYFIPLMIGAKDVAFPRVNALSVWLYWMGIVVALLTFVIPDPPDVMWTGYPPYSVQTAGNTSFYVFTVHLIGFSSILGAVNFLTTIIYLRAPGMGWNQLNVFVWSIFTGLIIQLIFVPVLAAAVTLILFDKYLGTNFFSPDNGGDVLLYQNLFWFYSHPAVYVIFLPAMGLLFEIIATMSKNRIFNYKALVYGGMWGIVLISGEVWVHHLYTSGMPDWIRIGQMVTTLLISVPVGLTVISLWGTLYKGAITFNTAMYYGVACLFLLLLGGLTGIPLAMTVIDLHVGETSFVHAHFHFIMGIFATFCVFGSIYFWFPKMTGRLASETMGKLGFWLNFIGVNVTFWPLFIVGVMGMPRRYYDYPMMPEAESYHHIATYGAVMVALGMAITIINWIHGAIAGEKSPANPWNSKSLEWTHTPNPPGPGNFATIPQIAADWTPYNYTK; this is encoded by the coding sequence ATGAAAGAGTGGATTTTTACTACCGACCATAAAAGGGTCGGTATCTTATATCTCATAGGATCGATTGCCGCCTTTGCCGTTGCGGGGATAATGGCGCTGTTGATCCGGGCTGAGCAGTATAGCCCCGGAGCCGATCTCATTTCGGATCCGACTCAGTACAACGTCTGGCTCTATTTTCACGGCGCAGCGATGATACTCGGATTTCTGATACCGGGATTGACGGGGTTTGCCGCGAACTATTTCATTCCGCTGATGATCGGCGCGAAGGATGTCGCCTTTCCGAGAGTGAACGCTCTAAGCGTCTGGCTGTACTGGATGGGGATTGTCGTGGCCCTTCTTACTTTCGTCATACCCGATCCGCCGGATGTGATGTGGACCGGATATCCCCCGTACTCGGTGCAGACCGCGGGCAATACTTCGTTTTACGTTTTCACTGTGCATCTGATAGGTTTTTCTTCCATTCTCGGCGCGGTGAATTTCCTTACAACGATCATTTACCTTAGGGCACCCGGCATGGGATGGAACCAGTTGAACGTTTTTGTCTGGTCGATATTTACCGGTTTGATAATTCAGCTTATCTTCGTTCCGGTACTGGCCGCGGCTGTTACGCTAATTCTATTCGACAAATATCTGGGGACAAATTTCTTCAGCCCGGATAACGGCGGGGACGTGCTTCTATACCAGAATCTGTTCTGGTTTTACTCGCATCCCGCTGTATATGTAATATTCCTTCCGGCTATGGGGCTTCTCTTTGAGATCATTGCTACCATGTCGAAGAACAGGATATTCAACTACAAGGCGCTTGTTTACGGAGGTATGTGGGGGATCGTCCTTATCAGCGGCGAGGTATGGGTGCACCATCTCTACACATCCGGTATGCCGGACTGGATAAGGATAGGGCAGATGGTTACTACCCTTCTTATTTCGGTTCCAGTCGGACTTACCGTCATCTCCCTGTGGGGAACCCTGTATAAGGGCGCGATAACATTCAATACCGCCATGTACTATGGAGTAGCATGTCTCTTTCTTCTCCTCCTTGGAGGATTGACCGGGATTCCGCTTGCCATGACGGTCATTGACCTTCATGTCGGCGAGACGTCATTCGTTCATGCTCATTTCCATTTCATAATGGGGATTTTTGCCACCTTCTGCGTTTTCGGATCGATTTACTTCTGGTTCCCGAAAATGACAGGGAGGCTGGCGAGCGAGACCATGGGGAAACTAGGCTTTTGGCTTAACTTCATAGGTGTAAACGTAACCTTCTGGCCGCTCTTCATTGTCGGAGTAATGGGTATGCCAAGACGCTACTATGATTATCCGATGATGCCGGAGGCGGAAAGTTACCATCACATAGCCACATACGGGGCGGTCATGGTAGCACTCGGTATGGCGATTACTATTATCAACTGGATACACGGCGCAATAGCGGGCGAGAAATCGCCGGCAAATCCGTGGAACTCAAAGTCGCTTGAATGGACTCATACGCCGAACCCTCCGGGACCGGGCAACTTTGCCACCATCCCGCAGATTGCGGCGGACTGGACCCCGTACAACTACACCAAGTAG
- the coxB gene encoding cytochrome c oxidase subunit II: MSSISLVRGIGLAMLFASPASASGGGGEIPNPASDWDHLWNHVLMDLFVLGGIFAAAAIYMVFKYRAKSPEDVGTPVKLTTAQMWGWALIPAFIFMADDFYLAAKGWTVWNTYRRVPANALEVKVTGSMWSWEFEYENGATSDVLTVPVGRPVVLRMISDDVVHSFFLPKYRVKEDLMPGRVTYLWFNPTEIAKTYATCTEFCGAQHAEMNAEVNVVSENEFNAWLDNMAETGTAKAAPGILPVSANMPDRT; encoded by the coding sequence ATGAGTTCAATTTCGTTAGTAAGGGGCATAGGGCTGGCAATGCTTTTTGCGTCGCCTGCTTCAGCTTCGGGGGGCGGCGGTGAGATACCCAATCCCGCTTCCGATTGGGATCACCTTTGGAACCATGTTCTCATGGATCTTTTTGTGTTGGGCGGAATTTTTGCCGCCGCCGCGATCTACATGGTTTTCAAATACCGCGCAAAGAGTCCCGAAGATGTCGGCACCCCCGTAAAACTTACAACAGCGCAAATGTGGGGCTGGGCGCTTATTCCGGCATTCATCTTCATGGCAGACGATTTCTATCTCGCCGCGAAAGGATGGACCGTCTGGAATACCTATAGAAGGGTTCCAGCAAACGCGCTTGAGGTGAAAGTCACCGGAAGCATGTGGTCATGGGAATTTGAATATGAGAACGGAGCGACCTCAGATGTTCTGACGGTCCCGGTAGGAAGACCGGTGGTACTTCGTATGATCAGTGATGATGTAGTCCACTCCTTTTTCCTACCCAAGTACAGGGTAAAGGAAGACTTGATGCCGGGGAGGGTTACATATCTCTGGTTTAATCCGACTGAAATCGCAAAGACATATGCCACATGCACTGAGTTCTGCGGCGCTCAACATGCGGAGATGAACGCCGAAGTAAACGTCGTTTCGGAAAATGAATTCAACGCATGGCTGGACAATATGGCGGAAACCGGAACCGCCAAGGCCGCTCCAGGGATATTGCCGGTTTCGGCAAATATGCCTGACAGGACATAA
- a CDS encoding SCO family protein, producing the protein MLLNMSRIGVLTAVAILVASTIVSARYNRSPESEIDPNVFLIDQEEYLGKKINGDLKLLDMTGREFTLGENLSKPMILVLSYYKCDGACSVTNIELLNLLESIERFNIGNDYHVITVSFDSHDNSETMEMFTRELGMPADFKKGWTIARIKDADEIKPFTSSLGFNFFWSPRDRTFFHPSVFIFVTPEGRVSRYLYSSTVSSKDVELALIETAKEQIKPTEITSLVLGFCYSYNYKDGKYSLNIPLFVAVGSLGLGISLFLGSVFIFKKKRKSMEV; encoded by the coding sequence GTGTTGTTAAATATGTCCAGAATAGGGGTTCTGACAGCCGTGGCAATTCTTGTTGCGTCTACGATAGTGTCGGCAAGGTATAACCGGAGTCCCGAATCTGAAATTGATCCGAATGTATTTTTAATCGACCAGGAAGAATACCTTGGTAAAAAGATAAATGGTGATTTGAAACTTCTGGACATGACCGGGAGAGAGTTCACTCTCGGCGAGAATCTGAGCAAGCCCATGATCCTGGTACTTTCTTATTACAAGTGTGATGGAGCCTGCTCGGTAACCAATATCGAGCTCCTGAATCTTCTGGAAAGCATCGAACGGTTCAATATCGGCAATGACTACCATGTTATTACTGTATCTTTTGACAGTCATGATAATTCTGAAACCATGGAGATGTTCACCAGGGAGCTGGGAATGCCTGCTGATTTCAAGAAAGGCTGGACAATAGCAAGGATAAAGGATGCCGATGAGATAAAACCGTTTACTTCATCTCTCGGGTTCAACTTTTTCTGGTCTCCACGGGACAGGACATTTTTCCATCCGAGTGTATTTATATTTGTGACTCCTGAAGGGAGGGTATCAAGATATTTATATTCTTCAACAGTCAGCAGCAAAGACGTGGAACTTGCGTTAATTGAAACAGCCAAGGAGCAGATCAAACCGACGGAGATAACAAGCCTCGTCCTGGGGTTTTGCTACAGCTACAACTACAAGGACGGAAAATATTCCTTAAATATTCCTCTTTTTGTGGCTGTCGGTTCTCTCGGTCTGGGGATATCCCTGTTTCTCGGCTCGGTATTTATCTTCAAGAAAAAAAGAAAATCAATGGAGGTATAG
- a CDS encoding heme-copper oxidase subunit III, producing the protein MATACLGIGVPVLLAGISGWINEGIGANEWQFGYSKVGLPIFITSEVLIFLGLFSSYWGLRLLSDTWPPAGTPHINLVIPVLMTIVLVSSSVTIHFAEEKLDAGDAGGFRSWLMTTIGLGIIFLGFTAYEYNHLLHQGFGTSTNIYSSAFYSITGFHAAHVLVGVCVFIAVLIPALGGRVNDTFVKCASVYWHFVDIIWFFVVTQVYFW; encoded by the coding sequence ATGGCTACCGCGTGCCTCGGAATCGGTGTACCGGTTCTTCTTGCCGGTATTTCAGGATGGATAAATGAAGGGATAGGAGCGAATGAATGGCAGTTCGGCTATTCAAAGGTCGGCTTGCCGATCTTCATCACGTCGGAAGTGCTCATCTTCCTCGGGCTGTTTTCAAGCTACTGGGGATTAAGGCTTCTTTCGGATACATGGCCTCCGGCTGGTACTCCGCATATCAATCTGGTCATTCCGGTTTTGATGACTATCGTTCTGGTATCTTCCAGCGTGACCATTCATTTTGCCGAAGAGAAGCTCGATGCGGGCGATGCTGGCGGATTCAGATCATGGCTGATGACCACTATCGGTCTTGGCATAATCTTTTTAGGCTTTACAGCCTATGAGTACAATCATCTTCTTCACCAAGGGTTTGGCACTTCGACCAATATCTACAGTTCGGCATTTTACTCGATAACCGGATTCCACGCGGCTCACGTCCTTGTCGGCGTATGCGTGTTCATTGCCGTGCTTATACCGGCGCTTGGCGGAAGAGTGAATGATACATTCGTAAAGTGCGCAAGCGTGTATTGGCACTTTGTCGATATTATCTGGTTCTTTGTCGTAACGCAGGTATATTTCTGGTAG
- a CDS encoding Rrf2 family transcriptional regulator, producing the protein MFRLSRKGEYALRTIFHLSVRNGMCTTEEIAKMQEIPQPFLKKIIQYLRVSGFISSSKGKKGGVTLSMPPESISPWQVIAKIEGPLFLNDCLICDGKCPRDEICSLHEMWEQCQSAIREILEKQNFRDLVNRHMELVRKKHGEVIPEISPLSVLEAMHGKS; encoded by the coding sequence ATGTTTAGATTGTCCAGAAAAGGTGAATACGCACTCAGGACGATTTTTCACCTATCAGTTCGTAATGGCATGTGTACGACTGAAGAGATTGCCAAAATGCAGGAAATACCCCAGCCGTTTTTAAAAAAGATTATCCAGTACCTGAGGGTCTCAGGATTCATCTCTTCGTCAAAAGGAAAAAAGGGGGGTGTGACCTTGAGCATGCCGCCGGAGTCAATATCTCCATGGCAGGTTATCGCAAAAATCGAGGGGCCGCTTTTTCTTAATGACTGCCTGATTTGCGACGGGAAATGCCCAAGGGACGAGATTTGCTCGCTACATGAAATGTGGGAGCAATGCCAGAGCGCAATAAGGGAAATACTTGAGAAACAGAATTTCCGGGATCTTGTTAATAGACATATGGAGCTGGTCAGGAAAAAGCATGGTGAAGTTATCCCTGAAATATCTCCGTTGTCAGTTTTGGAGGCTATGCATGGGAAAAGCTGA
- a CDS encoding tetratricopeptide repeat protein, which translates to MEKQQDNIQHLPLKQRVTIEFKKKLRGLVKRNPHIYLNIPDTSISESAMEMLGKVGFVCHTATKAENADLAKSIGTWLKKGNLVLLRYRAKSSGTNIVGLLRALKEYTTQSTISGLIPIFIGAIDNEKEMEIFRVLGQFGIRYACFLSPKTLPENNAEEILNQLVEYSELLEKGFRTDEKTPADISLDEYGKTERYKELLARGKERMRAGKFTEAIELFTQAIELGPNTEILMARGDAFFRNKKYPSAINDYREANKLAQLAPDPHAMIGSCCFAVMKEAIADKDTEKAKKYFETGMKYLNEAIRLNESMQEEFGKQPEKLPKTPYASIVSALAEADFRGLGMEYAETKINAMVSRIFEETKSVNYLNAETDLFLRIDKGVLLARAKFYDEAEEIFRSIIKEDSSHAGPVYNNFAVELRKNGESGRAFEIYLDVLKYDVPDRAIIVENMRTAGMMFANEFRQNMKLDEAIAVYKKILQQNPKKREFILCEMAVTYLEMQDQAAASSRLMEAIYINPKLTESAEFQKYGDLANIAMEMIKKIQESFLGVKTR; encoded by the coding sequence ATGGAAAAACAGCAGGATAATATTCAGCATCTCCCCTTGAAACAGAGGGTAACAATCGAATTCAAGAAAAAGCTCAGGGGTCTTGTAAAGAGAAACCCGCATATTTATCTTAACATTCCCGATACCTCCATTTCCGAAAGCGCAATGGAGATGCTTGGGAAGGTCGGTTTCGTTTGCCACACCGCGACAAAGGCTGAAAATGCCGACCTTGCCAAATCCATCGGAACCTGGCTGAAGAAGGGCAATCTTGTGTTGCTCAGATACCGGGCAAAATCGTCCGGCACGAATATCGTCGGCCTTTTGAGGGCGTTGAAGGAATATACCACGCAGTCTACCATTTCCGGTCTGATACCTATATTCATTGGAGCGATAGACAATGAAAAGGAGATGGAGATTTTCAGGGTACTCGGGCAGTTCGGCATACGGTACGCCTGTTTCCTCTCTCCCAAGACACTGCCTGAAAACAATGCGGAAGAGATATTGAACCAGCTTGTTGAATACAGCGAACTTCTCGAGAAAGGTTTCCGAACTGATGAGAAAACCCCTGCGGATATCAGTCTGGATGAATACGGCAAAACTGAGCGGTACAAGGAGTTGCTGGCACGCGGGAAGGAACGGATGCGGGCAGGAAAATTTACCGAGGCTATCGAACTTTTCACCCAAGCCATTGAGCTTGGCCCAAACACCGAAATTCTAATGGCGAGAGGGGACGCATTTTTCAGGAACAAGAAATACCCTTCGGCGATAAACGATTACAGGGAAGCAAACAAACTGGCGCAACTGGCGCCTGATCCGCACGCGATGATAGGATCTTGCTGTTTTGCCGTTATGAAGGAAGCGATAGCTGATAAAGATACCGAGAAGGCAAAAAAATATTTCGAAACCGGGATGAAGTATTTGAATGAAGCGATCAGGTTAAACGAGAGTATGCAGGAGGAATTTGGCAAACAGCCTGAAAAACTGCCAAAGACTCCTTACGCGAGCATAGTCTCTGCGCTTGCTGAGGCTGATTTCCGAGGACTGGGAATGGAATATGCCGAGACTAAGATAAATGCGATGGTCTCGCGCATTTTTGAAGAGACAAAATCTGTAAACTATCTTAACGCCGAGACAGACCTGTTCCTGAGGATTGACAAGGGGGTGCTGTTGGCCAGAGCGAAATTCTATGATGAGGCGGAGGAAATATTTCGAAGCATCATCAAGGAGGACTCATCTCATGCAGGTCCCGTTTACAACAATTTTGCGGTAGAGCTTAGAAAGAACGGCGAAAGTGGAAGGGCATTTGAGATCTATCTGGATGTGCTCAAATATGACGTTCCAGACAGGGCGATAATAGTCGAAAATATGCGAACCGCGGGGATGATGTTTGCCAACGAGTTCAGGCAAAACATGAAACTTGATGAGGCGATAGCGGTATACAAGAAGATACTTCAGCAGAATCCTAAAAAAAGGGAATTTATACTCTGCGAGATGGCGGTAACCTATCTTGAAATGCAGGATCAGGCAGCTGCTTCAAGCAGGTTGATGGAAGCTATCTATATAAATCCGAAACTGACGGAATCTGCCGAATTTCAAAAGTATGGTGATTTAGCGAATATTGCCATGGAGATGATCAAGAAAATCCAGGAATCGTTCTTGGGAGTTAAAACACGCTGA